A genomic window from Cucumis melo cultivar AY chromosome 8, USDA_Cmelo_AY_1.0, whole genome shotgun sequence includes:
- the LOC103484630 gene encoding glycosyltransferase BC10 isoform X2 encodes MKKKALLTPPRRLFWFSWKLLVAFSLALCILALISLHSSPSTTDLAAASLSRRSRPPSDSFLGRPKIAFLFLTRRNLPLDFLWGSFFENGDVANFSIYIHSAPGFVFDESTTRSHFFFGRQLENSIQVAWGKSSMIAAERLLLEAALEDPANQRFVLLSDSFLDAKEGRYNPKMSPAIPKSKWRKGSQWISLIRSHAEVVVDDDIIFPIFGLFCKRRPPVDASKGNMNTKLQKQHNCIPDEHYVQTLLALNELEGELERRTVTYTLWNQSTTKMENKGWHPITFTYANAGPRQIKEIKGIDHVYYETEFRTEWCRNNSTFVPCFLFARKFSQGAAMRLLSEGVVSHFDASALLDKKID; translated from the exons ATGAAGAAGAAAGCTCTTCTAACACCACCCCGCAGGCTGTTCTGGTTCAGCTGGAAGCTTCTCGTCGCCTTCTCTCTTGCTCTTTGCATTCTCGCTCTTATTAGCCTTCATTCCTCACCTTCTACAACCGACCTCGCCGCTGCTTCATTATCGCGTCGATCGCGTCCTCCTTCTGATTCGTTTTTGGGACGCCCTAAGATCGCTTTCTTGTTTCTCACTCGTCGGAACCTTCCTCTTGATTTTCTTTGGGGAAGCTTTTTCGAG AATGGCGACGTTGCGAACTTCTCGATTTATATTCATTCGGCACCTGGATTTGTGTTCGACGAATCGACTACAAGGTCGCATTTCTTTTTTGGACGGCAATTGGAGAATAGCATACAG GTGGCCTGGGGAAAGTCGAGTATGATTGCTGCAGAGAGGTTATTACTTGAAGCAGCTCTTGAAGATCCAGCAAACCAGAGATTCGTTCTTCTCTCGGACAG TTTTCTTGATGCAAAGGAGGGTCGCTATAACCCAAAAATGTCACCTGCTATACCTAAGAGCAAATGGAGGAAAGGTTCCCAG TGGATCAGTTTGATTCGTAGTCATGCAGAAGTTGTTGTGGACGATGATATCATATTCCCAATCTTTGGATTATTCTGCAAG CGAAGGCCGCCTGTGGATGCAAGCAAAGGAAATATGAACACT AAACTTCAAAAGCAGCACAACTGTATTCCAGACGAACACTATGTCCAGACACTGCTTGCT TTAAATGAACTTGAAGGTGAACTTGAACGAAGAACAGTAACTTACACGCTATGGAATCAGTCAACCACTAAAATGGAGAATAAGGGATGGCATCCTATTACATTTACCTATGCTAATGCTGGACCTCGGCAGATTAAGGAAATAAAG GGAATCGACCATGTTTACTACGAGACAGAATTCAGGACGGAATGGTGTCGAAATAACTCAACTTTTGTTCCTTGTTTTCTATTTGCTAGAAAATTTTCTCAAGGAGCTGCTATGCGATTATTAAGCGAGGGAGTTGTAAGTCACTTTGATGCCTCAGCACTATTAGACAAAAAGATCGACTAA
- the LOC103484630 gene encoding glycosyltransferase BC10 isoform X1 → MKKKALLTPPRRLFWFSWKLLVAFSLALCILALISLHSSPSTTDLAAASLSRRSRPPSDSFLGRPKIAFLFLTRRNLPLDFLWGSFFENGDVANFSIYIHSAPGFVFDESTTRSHFFFGRQLENSIQVAWGKSSMIAAERLLLEAALEDPANQRFVLLSDSCVPLYNFSYIYSYLIASPKSFVDSFLDAKEGRYNPKMSPAIPKSKWRKGSQWISLIRSHAEVVVDDDIIFPIFGLFCKRRPPVDASKGNMNTKLQKQHNCIPDEHYVQTLLALNELEGELERRTVTYTLWNQSTTKMENKGWHPITFTYANAGPRQIKEIKGIDHVYYETEFRTEWCRNNSTFVPCFLFARKFSQGAAMRLLSEGVVSHFDASALLDKKID, encoded by the exons ATGAAGAAGAAAGCTCTTCTAACACCACCCCGCAGGCTGTTCTGGTTCAGCTGGAAGCTTCTCGTCGCCTTCTCTCTTGCTCTTTGCATTCTCGCTCTTATTAGCCTTCATTCCTCACCTTCTACAACCGACCTCGCCGCTGCTTCATTATCGCGTCGATCGCGTCCTCCTTCTGATTCGTTTTTGGGACGCCCTAAGATCGCTTTCTTGTTTCTCACTCGTCGGAACCTTCCTCTTGATTTTCTTTGGGGAAGCTTTTTCGAG AATGGCGACGTTGCGAACTTCTCGATTTATATTCATTCGGCACCTGGATTTGTGTTCGACGAATCGACTACAAGGTCGCATTTCTTTTTTGGACGGCAATTGGAGAATAGCATACAG GTGGCCTGGGGAAAGTCGAGTATGATTGCTGCAGAGAGGTTATTACTTGAAGCAGCTCTTGAAGATCCAGCAAACCAGAGATTCGTTCTTCTCTCGGACAG TTGCGTTCCACTATACAACTTTAGCTATATATACAGCTATCTCATAGCTTCTCCAAAGAGTTTCGTGGACAG TTTTCTTGATGCAAAGGAGGGTCGCTATAACCCAAAAATGTCACCTGCTATACCTAAGAGCAAATGGAGGAAAGGTTCCCAG TGGATCAGTTTGATTCGTAGTCATGCAGAAGTTGTTGTGGACGATGATATCATATTCCCAATCTTTGGATTATTCTGCAAG CGAAGGCCGCCTGTGGATGCAAGCAAAGGAAATATGAACACT AAACTTCAAAAGCAGCACAACTGTATTCCAGACGAACACTATGTCCAGACACTGCTTGCT TTAAATGAACTTGAAGGTGAACTTGAACGAAGAACAGTAACTTACACGCTATGGAATCAGTCAACCACTAAAATGGAGAATAAGGGATGGCATCCTATTACATTTACCTATGCTAATGCTGGACCTCGGCAGATTAAGGAAATAAAG GGAATCGACCATGTTTACTACGAGACAGAATTCAGGACGGAATGGTGTCGAAATAACTCAACTTTTGTTCCTTGTTTTCTATTTGCTAGAAAATTTTCTCAAGGAGCTGCTATGCGATTATTAAGCGAGGGAGTTGTAAGTCACTTTGATGCCTCAGCACTATTAGACAAAAAGATCGACTAA